The Gemmatimonadales bacterium genome contains a region encoding:
- a CDS encoding FtsQ-type POTRA domain-containing protein, whose translation MAGRLRPLGKLLGAAGLCAAVWLGAPPLLRELEFFRVRRVEISGLQYLEPSKVIAALRLSSKASVFDDPAPLARRVLALPGVTAAEVGRHVPGTLLVEVSEAVPVALAPRGDGLAMVDAGGRVLPFDPAAAAPDLPLAGSADPVLAGVLATVRDSDLDLFGRIDAAWRVGPDVVLEVDGRRLWFGARVSAEDIRAVMAVAQALARQGRAYQELDGRVAGQVIVRGARA comes from the coding sequence GTGGCTGGGCGCCTGAGGCCATTAGGGAAGCTGCTCGGCGCCGCCGGACTCTGCGCGGCCGTCTGGCTCGGTGCACCTCCGCTCCTCCGCGAGCTCGAGTTCTTTCGCGTGAGGCGGGTGGAGATCAGCGGATTGCAGTATCTTGAACCGTCCAAGGTGATCGCCGCCTTGCGCCTTTCGTCCAAGGCGAGCGTGTTCGACGATCCGGCGCCGCTCGCCCGCCGGGTGCTCGCGCTGCCGGGTGTCACCGCCGCCGAGGTCGGACGCCACGTGCCGGGCACCTTGCTGGTCGAGGTGAGCGAGGCGGTGCCGGTGGCACTCGCTCCTCGTGGCGACGGCCTCGCAATGGTGGACGCGGGCGGCCGGGTGCTCCCGTTCGATCCGGCGGCCGCGGCGCCGGATCTCCCGCTGGCGGGCTCGGCGGACCCGGTCCTGGCCGGCGTGCTCGCGACGGTGCGCGACTCCGATCTCGACCTGTTCGGGCGCATCGATGCCGCCTGGCGAGTTGGTCCGGATGTGGTGCTGGAGGTGGATGGGCGGCGCCTCTGGTTCGGGGCGCGGGTTTCCGCGGAGGACATTCGAGCGGTGATGGCGGTGGCGCAGGCGCTGGCCCGGCAAGGGCGCGCATACCAGGAACTCGACGGGCGCGTCGCCGGCCAGGTGATCGTGCGGGGCGCGCGGGCGTGA
- the murD gene encoding UDP-N-acetylmuramoyl-L-alanine--D-glutamate ligase, producing MPTADLFTQWQAAGREIAVVGLGKSGVAATLLLRRREIPVYASDSGRGPVFDEWATRLRETGAAVDLGGHDLDRIGRASAVVVSPGVPPDVPALEAARRNGREIYAEVDIGFLALGGSRCIGITGTNGKTTTTSLISHILVAGGIRAETAGNIGRPLSEVALVSDPPEWLALELSSFQLHDAPHLAPAIGVLTNLAPNHLDRYHSLEEYYGDKALLFRNAGPESVWITNADDAAVETMAAGVAGRHLRFSIERRAEGWFDRTGARLMLGDEPLLRRAELPLLGDHNVANALTAALVADTLGCPRERIAVGLRSFRAIPHRVEPVREVDGVLWINDSKSTNVTSTEVAIAAIDRPFVLLLGGRHKGEPYTRLAERMGTRCRAVVAYGEAGPIVRQDLAGLVEVVPAGDFDDVLASARRLARPGDAVLLSPACSSYDMFRNYEERGARFRAAVEAM from the coding sequence GTGCCGACGGCCGATCTGTTCACCCAATGGCAAGCCGCCGGCCGCGAGATCGCGGTGGTCGGGCTGGGCAAGAGCGGCGTCGCGGCAACCCTCCTCCTCCGGCGCCGGGAGATCCCAGTCTACGCTTCCGACAGCGGGCGCGGCCCGGTGTTCGACGAGTGGGCCACCCGGCTGCGCGAGACTGGCGCCGCTGTCGACCTCGGTGGCCACGATCTCGACCGGATCGGCCGCGCGTCGGCCGTGGTGGTGTCGCCCGGGGTTCCGCCCGACGTGCCGGCGCTCGAGGCGGCGCGCCGCAACGGACGGGAGATCTATGCGGAAGTCGACATCGGCTTCCTCGCCCTGGGAGGCTCGCGCTGCATCGGAATCACCGGCACCAACGGCAAGACCACCACCACCTCGCTCATCTCCCACATCCTGGTGGCGGGCGGGATCCGGGCGGAGACGGCCGGGAACATCGGCCGGCCGCTCTCCGAGGTGGCCCTGGTGAGCGATCCCCCGGAATGGCTGGCGCTCGAGCTCAGCTCGTTTCAACTGCACGACGCCCCGCACCTCGCGCCGGCCATCGGAGTGTTGACCAACCTCGCGCCCAACCACCTCGATCGCTACCACTCGCTGGAGGAGTACTACGGGGACAAGGCGCTGCTCTTCCGGAACGCCGGCCCGGAGTCGGTCTGGATCACCAACGCCGACGATGCCGCCGTGGAGACGATGGCCGCTGGAGTGGCCGGGCGGCATCTCCGGTTCTCCATCGAGCGAAGGGCCGAGGGCTGGTTCGACCGGACCGGCGCCCGCCTCATGCTGGGCGACGAGCCGCTGCTCCGCCGCGCCGAGCTGCCGCTCCTGGGGGACCACAACGTGGCGAACGCCCTCACGGCGGCGCTGGTGGCCGACACGCTCGGCTGTCCGCGTGAGCGAATCGCGGTGGGCCTCCGGAGCTTCCGAGCGATACCGCACCGGGTGGAGCCGGTTCGCGAGGTGGATGGGGTGCTATGGATCAACGATTCGAAATCCACCAATGTCACCTCGACCGAGGTGGCCATCGCGGCGATCGACCGGCCGTTCGTGCTCCTGCTCGGCGGCCGCCACAAAGGCGAGCCCTACACCCGCCTGGCGGAGCGGATGGGGACCCGCTGCCGCGCCGTGGTGGCGTACGGCGAGGCGGGGCCCATCGTGCGACAGGATCTCGCCGGCCTGGTCGAGGTGGTTCCCGCCGGCGACTTCGATGACGTGCTGGCGAGCGCGCGACGTCTCGCCCGGCCGGGCGACGCGGTGCTGCTCTCTCCCGCCTGCTCCAGCTACGACATGTTCCGGAACTACGAGGAGCGGGGCGCGCGGTTCCGCGCGGCGGTGGAGGCGATGTGA
- a CDS encoding putative peptidoglycan glycosyltransferase FtsW → MIDRAVRHPGELRWETRLLGVVTVVLLAFGVAATYGAASLVTMKGQSVGVGFAARQLSGAAIGGILLLLASRQDYYRWRQLAWPLLLMTVALLLIPLLPFTRSIAPSINGARRWIDLGPVNFQPSELARLVVVIWCAMLASKKGVQVREFRKGVVPFIVVLGIVSLLILLEPNLSMATLVALLGGLVLFTSGAKIGHFILLGGVGVILVFHQIRDAQYRLARLLTFLNPGDATTEAGFQIHQSLVGIGSGGVFGTGFGMGQQKLGYLPYAYSDFLFSTIGEEWGFAGVCLVVFLFTLFCWLGFRIAKTAADPFGQYLAVGLTATIGLTAFMHMAVSLGLMPTTGLTLPFMSYGRSSQVISLLGTGILINIGRLRGRPAPGKRDTREAGDAREGRDARDSREERARSDSRRKPDR, encoded by the coding sequence GTGATCGACCGTGCGGTTCGGCATCCTGGTGAGCTTCGGTGGGAGACCAGGCTTCTCGGCGTGGTCACCGTCGTGCTGCTCGCCTTCGGTGTGGCCGCCACCTACGGCGCCGCCAGCCTGGTGACGATGAAAGGGCAGAGCGTCGGCGTGGGATTCGCCGCCCGGCAGCTCAGTGGTGCCGCCATCGGCGGGATCCTGCTGCTCCTTGCCTCCCGGCAAGACTACTATCGCTGGCGGCAGCTCGCCTGGCCCCTGCTCCTGATGACGGTCGCCTTGCTGCTGATCCCCCTCCTGCCATTCACCCGCTCCATCGCGCCCTCGATCAACGGCGCCCGCCGGTGGATCGACCTGGGGCCGGTCAACTTTCAGCCGTCCGAGCTGGCCCGGCTGGTCGTGGTGATCTGGTGCGCCATGCTGGCATCCAAGAAGGGCGTGCAGGTCCGCGAGTTCCGCAAGGGCGTGGTGCCGTTCATCGTGGTGCTCGGCATCGTGTCGCTGCTGATCCTGCTGGAGCCGAACCTCTCGATGGCCACGCTGGTGGCGCTGCTCGGCGGATTGGTGCTCTTCACTTCTGGCGCCAAGATCGGCCACTTCATCCTGCTGGGCGGCGTCGGCGTCATCCTGGTCTTCCATCAGATCCGCGACGCCCAATACCGATTGGCGCGGCTGCTCACCTTCCTGAATCCGGGCGACGCCACCACCGAAGCGGGATTCCAGATCCATCAGTCGCTGGTCGGCATCGGCTCCGGCGGAGTGTTCGGCACCGGGTTCGGGATGGGACAGCAGAAACTGGGCTATCTACCGTATGCGTACTCCGATTTCCTTTTCAGCACCATCGGCGAGGAATGGGGCTTTGCCGGCGTGTGCCTGGTGGTCTTCCTGTTCACCCTCTTCTGCTGGCTGGGATTTCGGATCGCCAAGACCGCGGCGGACCCGTTCGGGCAGTATCTCGCGGTCGGACTCACCGCCACGATCGGGCTCACCGCGTTCATGCACATGGCGGTCTCACTGGGACTGATGCCGACGACGGGCCTGACCTTGCCGTTCATGTCCTACGGCAGGTCGAGCCAGGTCATCTCGCTGCTCGGCACCGGCATCCTCATCAACATCGGTCGGCTCAGGGGACGGCCCGCGCCGGGTAAACGGGACACCCGCGAGGCCGGAGACGCACGGGAGGGCCGGGACGCGCGGGACAGCCGGGAGGAGCGGGCCCGCTCCGACTCGAGGCGAAAGCCAGACCGATGA
- the ftsZ gene encoding cell division protein FtsZ has protein sequence MIFELEESGVQTARMKVIGVGGGGGNAVNRMIEDQLGGVEFISVNTDAQALAMSKSDIKIQIGRKLTRGLGAGARPEIGRQAIEETRDEVCQSVQGADMVFVTCGMGGGTGTGAAPVVAQMARESGALTVGIVTKPFLFEGRRRMKQAELGIAELRKHVDTMIVVPNERLLAVVGKGIPFQDALKKADEVLLHATQGIASLITSTGIINVDFADVRTVMQNGGAALMGTGIGRGESRALEAAQQAISSPLLDNVSIAGATGVLINIIGGDDLTLGETTQINDIIHDAVGDEAEIIFGAGNDAAMHGEVRVTVIATGFDRAVASDPPLSRASGAAGVLNFPAQRPPRPSAPAMPAPQTAANPTPRAAPRMPHSPPSGTTDVPEMEIPTFIRRQMD, from the coding sequence ATGATCTTTGAGCTGGAAGAGAGCGGGGTCCAGACCGCCCGGATGAAGGTGATCGGGGTGGGTGGCGGCGGCGGCAACGCCGTCAATCGCATGATCGAGGACCAGCTGGGCGGAGTCGAGTTCATCTCGGTGAACACCGACGCGCAGGCGCTGGCGATGTCGAAATCGGACATCAAGATCCAGATCGGCCGAAAGCTCACCCGCGGGCTGGGGGCGGGCGCGCGGCCCGAGATCGGCCGCCAGGCGATCGAGGAGACGCGCGACGAGGTCTGTCAGTCGGTCCAGGGCGCGGACATGGTCTTCGTGACCTGCGGCATGGGCGGCGGGACCGGTACCGGGGCGGCACCGGTGGTGGCCCAGATGGCCCGAGAATCCGGGGCGCTCACCGTGGGCATCGTCACCAAGCCGTTCCTCTTCGAGGGGCGGCGGCGGATGAAGCAGGCCGAGCTGGGCATCGCGGAGCTCAGGAAGCACGTGGACACCATGATCGTGGTGCCCAACGAACGACTCCTCGCTGTCGTGGGCAAAGGGATCCCCTTCCAGGACGCGCTCAAGAAGGCCGACGAGGTCCTGCTTCACGCCACTCAGGGCATCGCCAGCCTCATCACCAGCACCGGCATCATCAATGTGGACTTCGCCGACGTCCGCACCGTCATGCAGAACGGCGGCGCCGCGCTGATGGGCACCGGCATCGGGCGGGGCGAGAGCCGGGCGCTGGAGGCGGCCCAGCAGGCGATCTCCAGCCCGCTGCTCGACAACGTCTCCATCGCCGGGGCCACCGGCGTGCTGATCAACATCATCGGCGGGGATGACCTCACGCTGGGCGAAACCACCCAGATCAACGACATCATTCACGACGCGGTGGGCGACGAGGCCGAGATCATCTTCGGCGCCGGGAACGACGCGGCGATGCACGGCGAGGTGCGGGTGACCGTCATCGCCACTGGCTTCGACCGCGCGGTGGCCAGCGACCCGCCGCTCAGCCGCGCCTCCGGCGCCGCGGGCGTCCTCAACTTCCCGGCCCAGCGCCCGCCGCGTCCCTCGGCGCCTGCCATGCCCGCGCCGCAGACCGCGGCCAATCCGACGCCCCGCGCGGCTCCGCGGATGCCGCACAGCCCGCCGTCCGGCACGACCGACGTGCCCGAGATGGAGATCCCCACCTTCATCCGACGGCAGATGGACTGA
- the murC gene encoding UDP-N-acetylmuramate--L-alanine ligase, whose amino-acid sequence MNLFNPADSRPVHFVGIGGAGMSALALIAVRRGIAVSGCDADPSGAADLAAMGVPIFQGHDPAHLEGVRAVVVTAAVVAGHPELERAHALGLPVVPRKEALAALIGRARSVAVAGTHGKTTTTVMTTEALTAAGLAPTGIAGGRVSAWGGNARLASDELFVVEADEFDKAFLTLHPTVAVVNNVEPDHLECYGSLAALEDAFVEFAGRAATAIVSADDPGARRIAGRLRTGARKFGFAADAEVRISDVVQRADRTEARVTFQGRGAVPLRLKVPGVHNLRNAVAALAAVEALGGNLSAAAEALGAFEGVGRRFERLGEHGGVAVVDDYAHHPSELSATLSAARQAFPSRRLVAVFQPHLYSRTEAHGEAMGAALAEADLVFVTEVYAAREQPIAGVSGRQVADAARRAGADARFEPARAAVGRQVFESLQPGDVVLTLGAGDITRVGPELVQWLGA is encoded by the coding sequence ATGAACTTGTTCAACCCCGCGGATAGCCGTCCTGTTCACTTTGTCGGAATCGGCGGCGCCGGCATGAGTGCGCTTGCGCTGATCGCCGTCCGCCGCGGGATTGCCGTGAGCGGGTGCGACGCCGACCCGAGCGGCGCCGCCGATCTGGCCGCGATGGGCGTGCCCATCTTCCAGGGGCACGATCCTGCCCACCTCGAAGGAGTGCGTGCGGTGGTCGTCACGGCCGCGGTGGTGGCCGGCCATCCCGAGCTGGAGCGCGCGCACGCGCTCGGCCTCCCGGTGGTCCCGCGGAAGGAGGCGCTCGCCGCACTCATCGGACGGGCACGCTCGGTGGCGGTCGCGGGAACGCATGGAAAGACCACGACTACGGTGATGACCACGGAAGCGCTGACGGCCGCGGGCCTGGCGCCGACCGGCATCGCCGGCGGACGGGTGAGCGCCTGGGGTGGCAACGCGCGGCTGGCCAGCGACGAGCTGTTCGTGGTCGAGGCGGACGAGTTCGACAAGGCGTTCCTCACGCTTCACCCGACGGTGGCCGTGGTGAACAACGTCGAGCCCGATCATCTGGAGTGCTACGGCTCGCTGGCCGCTCTGGAGGACGCCTTCGTGGAGTTCGCCGGGCGAGCTGCCACCGCCATCGTGAGCGCGGACGATCCCGGGGCTCGCCGGATAGCGGGAAGGCTCCGGACCGGGGCCCGGAAGTTCGGTTTCGCGGCGGACGCGGAGGTGCGGATCTCCGATGTGGTGCAGCGGGCCGACCGCACCGAGGCGCGGGTCACCTTCCAGGGGCGTGGGGCCGTGCCGCTCCGGCTCAAGGTGCCGGGAGTGCACAACCTGCGGAACGCCGTGGCCGCGCTGGCGGCGGTCGAGGCGCTGGGCGGAAACCTCTCGGCGGCCGCGGAGGCGCTGGGCGCGTTCGAGGGGGTCGGCCGCCGATTCGAGCGCCTGGGCGAGCATGGCGGGGTGGCGGTGGTCGATGACTACGCGCACCACCCCTCGGAGCTCTCGGCGACGCTGTCCGCCGCCCGGCAGGCGTTTCCCAGCCGGCGGCTGGTCGCGGTCTTTCAGCCGCATCTCTACTCCCGCACCGAGGCGCACGGGGAGGCCATGGGGGCGGCGCTGGCGGAGGCCGATCTGGTCTTCGTCACCGAAGTCTACGCGGCGCGGGAGCAGCCGATCGCGGGCGTGAGCGGCCGGCAGGTTGCCGATGCGGCGCGCCGGGCCGGCGCCGATGCGCGATTCGAGCCCGCCAGGGCGGCGGTCGGCCGGCAGGTGTTCGAGTCGCTGCAGCCAGGCGACGTGGTCCTCACGCTCGGAGCGGGTGACATCACCCGCGTCGGCCCCGAGCTGGTGCAGTGGCTGGGCGCCTGA
- a CDS encoding 1-(5-phosphoribosyl)-5-[(5-phosphoribosylamino)methylideneamino] imidazole-4-carboxamide isomerase, protein MDLFPAIDIRSGRVVRLSQGETARETVYGHDPVAVAARFAEQGTPWIHLVDLDRAFGDGENDAVVRRVVDAVSASVRVQLGGGFRSLDRIRQARDLAVARVVVGTSAAIDPEFVPAASEILGPARMAVGIDARDGWVALRGWTETSTLRPEELARRVVGQGVTTLIYTDVARDGLLGGPDIPGAVSLQQTGGGHVIASGGVASLDDIRAVRRAGLAGVVVGRALYEGTLGLADALEAAGCASRSS, encoded by the coding sequence TTGGACCTCTTCCCAGCCATCGACATTCGGAGCGGTCGGGTCGTCCGCCTGAGCCAGGGCGAGACGGCGCGGGAAACCGTCTATGGGCACGACCCGGTCGCGGTCGCGGCGCGGTTCGCCGAGCAGGGCACGCCCTGGATCCACCTGGTGGACCTCGATCGGGCGTTCGGGGATGGGGAGAACGACGCGGTGGTCCGCCGGGTGGTGGACGCGGTCAGCGCCAGCGTGCGGGTCCAGCTGGGCGGCGGCTTTCGCTCGCTCGACCGGATCCGGCAGGCGCGCGACCTGGCGGTCGCGCGCGTCGTGGTCGGCACCAGCGCGGCGATCGATCCGGAGTTCGTGCCGGCGGCGTCCGAGATCCTCGGTCCGGCGCGGATGGCGGTGGGGATCGATGCGCGGGACGGCTGGGTGGCGCTGCGCGGCTGGACCGAGACCTCCACGCTTCGCCCAGAGGAGCTCGCCCGAAGGGTGGTTGGGCAGGGAGTCACCACGTTGATCTATACCGACGTGGCGCGCGACGGTCTGCTGGGCGGGCCCGACATCCCGGGAGCGGTGAGTCTGCAGCAGACGGGTGGCGGCCACGTGATCGCGAGCGGCGGCGTGGCCAGCCTCGATGATATCCGAGCCGTGAGACGGGCCGGCCTGGCGGGTGTCGTGGTGGGTCGGGCGCTCTATGAAGGGACGCTCGGCCTGGCCGATGCGCTCGAGGCCGCGGGATGCGCGTCGCGCTCGTCATAG
- the ftsA gene encoding cell division protein FtsA, which produces MSAQPQRLVAALDLGSTKVVALIAEVTGSPRDVGARILGVGVERSNGSRRGVVRDIEETTRAIDKAMKGAQRMAGVEVGSTYCGIAGEHVAGRSSHGMVSVTGDEIRTSDVARVNDMASNISFGRDHELLHAIPQDYLIDQQGGINEPIGMTGSRLEAEVYLVTVLSSVLQNLRKCVERAGYHVAEFVLEPLAASLAVLTPDEIELGCAIVELGGGSTNVSIFHNGKIRHTGSLLCAGGHVTADIVHGLQVTQLDAERLKERFGAGFEPLVPESDVFDLPSTPGQGPRNAQRRVLAHIMHMRLQEVLEYALDEMTRAGYHQRLPAGVILTGGGALTPGIVELAREVFALPARCGIPGQRLRGLADSVESPRMAVPAGLVLYGARQVALSGGLGTGGRKSPAVEKVLAPVKRWLQDFF; this is translated from the coding sequence GTGAGCGCGCAGCCCCAGCGGCTGGTGGCCGCGCTCGACCTCGGATCGACCAAAGTGGTGGCCCTCATCGCCGAAGTGACCGGCAGCCCGCGCGACGTGGGGGCCCGGATCCTGGGCGTCGGAGTGGAGCGGAGCAACGGCAGCCGCCGGGGCGTGGTGCGGGACATCGAGGAGACCACCCGCGCCATCGACAAGGCGATGAAGGGCGCCCAGCGGATGGCTGGGGTCGAGGTGGGCTCGACCTATTGCGGCATCGCGGGCGAGCACGTGGCGGGCAGGAGCTCCCACGGGATGGTGTCGGTCACCGGCGACGAGATCCGCACCAGCGACGTCGCCCGGGTGAACGACATGGCGAGCAACATCAGCTTCGGGCGGGACCACGAGCTGCTGCACGCCATCCCCCAGGACTACCTGATCGATCAGCAGGGCGGGATCAACGAGCCGATCGGCATGACCGGCTCCCGGCTCGAGGCCGAGGTCTATCTCGTCACCGTGCTGTCGAGCGTGCTGCAGAACCTGAGGAAGTGCGTGGAGCGGGCGGGCTATCACGTCGCCGAGTTCGTGCTGGAGCCCCTGGCCGCCTCACTCGCCGTGCTGACCCCGGACGAGATCGAGCTGGGCTGCGCCATCGTGGAGCTGGGCGGCGGCAGCACCAACGTTTCGATCTTTCACAACGGGAAGATCCGGCACACCGGATCGCTGCTCTGCGCCGGCGGACACGTCACCGCGGACATCGTGCATGGGCTCCAGGTCACCCAGCTCGACGCGGAGCGGCTGAAGGAGCGATTCGGCGCCGGATTCGAGCCGCTGGTGCCCGAGAGCGATGTCTTCGATCTGCCGAGCACGCCCGGACAGGGCCCGCGCAACGCGCAGCGACGGGTGCTCGCGCACATCATGCACATGCGGTTGCAGGAAGTGCTGGAGTACGCGCTCGACGAGATGACGCGCGCAGGCTATCATCAGCGCTTACCCGCTGGAGTGATCCTCACCGGAGGTGGCGCACTGACCCCGGGCATCGTCGAGCTCGCCCGCGAGGTCTTCGCGCTCCCGGCCCGTTGTGGAATCCCCGGGCAGCGGCTGCGTGGGTTGGCGGACAGCGTTGAATCACCGCGGATGGCCGTACCGGCTGGCCTGGTCCTCTATGGCGCGCGGCAGGTCGCGCTGAGCGGCGGGCTGGGGACCGGCGGCCGGAAATCGCCCGCGGTCGAGAAGGTGCTCGCTCCGGTGAAACGGTGGCTCCAGGACTTCTTCTGA
- a CDS encoding UDP-N-acetylglucosamine--N-acetylmuramyl-(pentapeptide) pyrophosphoryl-undecaprenol N-acetylglucosamine transferase has product MIERLDDERTAAKRVLIAGGGTGGHLMPALAIAAAIRDRLPQIEPVLVGAVRGVEARILPTREFRYHLLPAEPIYRNAWWRNARWPLIAGRLLREVSWVFEEERPVGVLGTGGYASGPVVWWAARHDTPAAIQEQNAYPGLATRWLSRRVRHVYLGLPEARRLLRFGRRTTVFDTGNPITPPVPARRAGALGRFGLGSGRRVVLITGGSQGALPINRAVAGWLEAGGARDITVLWVTGRATHEEFARFHQPPAVQVIDFLDPMADGYAVADLVVSRAGMITVAELCAWGLPSILVPLPTAAADHQTYNARVLASAGAALQLSQKDLTPATLGAQVDRLLGDPDARSAMAAGALARGKPAAADDIVSNFSTLFR; this is encoded by the coding sequence ATGATCGAACGGCTCGATGACGAGCGGACTGCCGCCAAGCGGGTCCTGATCGCCGGCGGTGGCACCGGCGGTCACCTCATGCCCGCGCTCGCGATCGCGGCCGCCATCCGCGACCGGCTCCCTCAGATCGAGCCGGTGCTGGTGGGAGCCGTCCGCGGGGTCGAAGCCCGGATCCTTCCCACCCGCGAATTTCGCTACCACCTGCTGCCTGCCGAGCCGATCTACCGGAACGCCTGGTGGCGCAACGCGCGCTGGCCGCTCATCGCGGGCCGTCTGCTGCGGGAGGTGTCCTGGGTCTTCGAGGAGGAGCGGCCGGTCGGGGTGCTGGGCACCGGCGGCTACGCCTCCGGCCCGGTGGTCTGGTGGGCCGCGCGGCACGACACACCGGCCGCGATCCAGGAACAGAACGCCTATCCCGGACTCGCCACCCGCTGGCTGAGCCGCCGGGTGCGCCACGTCTACCTGGGCCTGCCCGAGGCGCGCCGGCTGCTCCGCTTCGGCCGCCGCACGACCGTGTTCGACACCGGCAACCCGATCACGCCGCCCGTCCCTGCCCGCCGGGCCGGTGCGCTGGGCCGATTCGGACTCGGTTCCGGCCGGCGCGTGGTGTTGATCACCGGTGGCAGCCAGGGCGCGTTGCCGATCAACCGTGCCGTCGCCGGCTGGCTCGAAGCCGGCGGCGCGCGAGATATCACGGTGCTGTGGGTGACCGGTCGCGCGACGCACGAGGAGTTTGCCCGCTTTCACCAGCCGCCGGCCGTGCAGGTCATCGACTTTCTGGATCCGATGGCCGATGGCTACGCGGTGGCGGATCTGGTGGTGTCGCGGGCGGGGATGATCACCGTGGCCGAGCTCTGCGCCTGGGGGCTCCCGAGCATCCTGGTGCCGCTCCCGACCGCGGCGGCCGATCACCAGACCTACAACGCCCGGGTCCTGGCCTCGGCAGGCGCGGCATTGCAACTGTCCCAGAAGGACCTGACCCCGGCCACGCTGGGCGCGCAGGTCGACCGGTTATTGGGCGATCCCGACGCCCGGTCGGCGATGGCGGCGGGTGCGCTCGCCCGCGGGAAGCCGGCGGCCGCTGACGATATAGTGTCCAATTTCTCGACACTGTTCCGCTGA
- a CDS encoding M23 family metallopeptidase has protein sequence MSFGRFSGGPRRILGAVLSVGIIAAALAGAARFSRARQTPVSRPAVAPAAVDLSAETVDTLHRGETISDVFARHGVVDLDLSRIDPALALDPRRLRPGLVLSFRQGPADSFPNRITVRSAPEHRVSFQRVADHWDSAVEPIQWRPEQVRIEGAIDNSLYEALDAQVGDDQLDAADRQRLAWDLADVYAWQVDFTRDIQAGDRFQVLFERLISEDGEVRFGRVLASDLTMSGKSLTAFRYEGEGRPAFYDANGNSLRRAFLRAPVQFRRISSGFARSRFHPILGLTRRHEGTDYAAAPGTPVMAAGDGVVLRAGWAGGYGNLIEIRHRSGITTRYGHLRGFARGVRGGAWVQQGQIIGYVGSTGLASGPHLHYEFRVNGVAKDSRRVELGNGAPISPGQRPAFELERDRLLLLLHPRSTVAIGS, from the coding sequence ATGTCGTTCGGGCGTTTCTCCGGCGGCCCCCGGCGTATCCTGGGGGCCGTCCTGTCGGTCGGCATCATCGCGGCCGCGCTCGCCGGCGCGGCGCGATTCTCCCGAGCGCGCCAGACGCCGGTCAGCCGGCCGGCCGTGGCACCGGCGGCCGTGGATCTCTCGGCCGAAACGGTCGATACCCTCCATCGAGGCGAGACGATCTCCGACGTGTTCGCGCGCCACGGTGTGGTGGATCTCGATCTCTCCCGCATCGACCCCGCGCTCGCGCTGGACCCGCGGCGGCTCCGCCCCGGCCTGGTGCTGAGCTTCCGCCAGGGGCCGGCCGATTCGTTCCCCAACCGCATTACGGTCCGGAGCGCGCCGGAGCACCGGGTCAGCTTCCAGCGGGTGGCCGATCACTGGGACTCCGCCGTCGAGCCGATCCAGTGGCGGCCGGAACAGGTGCGCATCGAAGGCGCCATCGACAACTCGCTGTACGAGGCACTGGACGCGCAGGTCGGCGACGACCAGCTCGACGCGGCCGACCGGCAGCGGCTGGCCTGGGACCTGGCCGACGTCTACGCCTGGCAGGTCGACTTCACCCGTGACATTCAGGCGGGCGACCGGTTCCAGGTGCTGTTCGAGCGGCTCATCTCCGAGGATGGCGAGGTGCGCTTCGGCCGGGTGCTCGCGAGCGACCTCACCATGTCGGGGAAGAGCCTCACCGCCTTCCGCTACGAGGGTGAGGGCCGTCCCGCGTTCTACGACGCGAATGGCAACTCCCTCCGCCGCGCCTTCCTCCGTGCACCGGTGCAGTTCCGCCGCATCTCATCCGGGTTCGCCCGGTCGCGATTTCACCCGATTCTCGGCTTGACCCGGCGCCACGAGGGCACCGACTACGCCGCCGCACCGGGTACGCCGGTCATGGCCGCCGGCGATGGGGTGGTGCTGCGTGCCGGGTGGGCCGGTGGCTACGGCAACCTGATCGAGATTCGCCATCGCAGTGGCATCACCACGCGCTACGGTCATCTCCGCGGCTTTGCCCGGGGAGTTCGGGGCGGCGCTTGGGTGCAGCAGGGGCAGATCATCGGGTACGTCGGATCCACCGGCCTGGCCAGCGGCCCGCACCTGCACTACGAGTTTCGGGTGAACGGAGTGGCCAAGGACTCCCGCCGGGTCGAGCTCGGCAACGGCGCGCCGATCAGCCCTGGCCAGCGGCCGGCGTTCGAGCTGGAGCGGGACCGCCTGCTGCTGCTGCTGCATCCCCGATCGACCGTCGCGATCGGCTCCTAA